The Styela clava chromosome 10, kaStyClav1.hap1.2, whole genome shotgun sequence genome window below encodes:
- the LOC120338036 gene encoding uncharacterized protein LOC120338036, with product MNRCTRILLLLSAIWQFSDATKTHLCQQISELFASECEDMSKPGEPAVMKALHDSSVKADFEIINEDLAERITFLENKLINMEERFGKLLNKKVNESETITRDTCPVRYEEKCYRAILHEKQDVDYEEGKNLCHKIGWKLANVYSIEHFEKLKKYLLTLVEPTNYVTVWVAMRWDHRRRYVILSNGAIAEDLPTLTGYPITNNATMNLYIDNSTDAGSIGLMNYDQYFMRRGALCEV from the exons ATGAATAGATGTACTCGTATACTTCTGTTGCTCTCAGCTATTTGGCAGTTTAGCGATGCCACAAAAACACATCTCTGTCAGCAAATAAGCGAACTGTTTGCGTCCGAATGCGAAGATATGTCAAAGCCTGGAGAACCAGCTGTAATGAAGGCGCTACATGATTCTTCTGTGAAAGCGGACTTTGAAATTATCAATGAAGATCTAGCAGAAA GAATTACATTTCTGGAAAACAAACTGATCAATATGGAGGAGAGGTTTGGAAAATTGTTGAACAAAAAAGTCAATGAATCGGAAACTATCACTCGAG ATACGTGTCCTGTGCGGTACGAGGAAAAGTGCTATCGTGCGATCTTGCACGAAAAGCAAGATGTAGATTATGAGGAGGGGAAAAATCTATGCCATAAAATAGGATGGAAGCTGGCTAATGTTTATTCAAtagaacattttgaaaaattgaaaaaatatcttcTCACTCTTGTTGAACCGACAAATTATGTCACTGTATGGGTTGCAATGAGATGGGATCACAGA AGAAGGTATGTCATTTTGTCTAATGGCGCAATTGCTGAAGATCTACCGACTCTGACAGGATATCCGATTACAAATAATGCAACAATGAACCTCTACATAGATAATTCAACCGATGCTGGGTCCATCGGTCTGATGAATTATGATCAGTATTTTATGAGAAGAGGAGCATTGTGCGAAGTGTAA